The window CCAGGGCTTGCATTCCAGCTCCCAGAAATCCTAAAGCCATCACAGGTCCCACTGATGTAGGGCAGAGTGGACAAATATTTGTATTCACCTGGGTCACTCCACAGATTTTGGAGAAATTTGGTTTAGGAGATGCTGTTTAGGGATGGTTGTTGCTGTGACGCCAAGTAGGGGGAATCTGCAGTTTGCAGGGGGCATCCCTTGGGATTCCCCAAATTGGGGAGGTTTTTCCAGGTTTTGCTTTGGTGCTGCAGTTCCTTGGGGAATGTTTGAATCCAGGAATGAGCAGCTGTGGGTCAGGAAGGACACGACcacccaggctggagcagggacaggacaggcagCACTCCATGGAGCTTATCACACCTACTGCAAACCTAATTGCTGTTATCACCCATCTCCAATGACTTCCTATTAATACCAGAAACccactttcttctcttttttcttcctatgtgcaagttccatttttctgcttcctgaaaTGATGACAGAGGCTTTAAATCCAGTATCGATCCAGTTTCCTCAACCTCCCTTCAGTCCATTACATCAACAGCATTGATCTCATTAATTGCCTTCCCATacagggagagctgcaggaacaAACCATGGCATTACTTCCATGTGAAATAACAGCCACAGGGACCTTTTTCTCCACTGAAAAAGATGGGGAAAGCctccatattttcttttcccaaaattCTACACATAATGACTAAACACTGATCTCtaaaacttttaattttgctgGTGGTTCTCATcaagaaaatagaaaacaggCAGAGTCATGTCAGTCCATCTCTCTATTCCCACTGGGAATAGGACAAATCAAGTCCAGCCATCCTCGTGGTTTTAATCATTCTTCTCTTTATTAGGAGTTGGGCGAGTCACCTCTGGTGCTGTTACACTTTGAGTAACCAGAAATCTTCATTAAGAGAATTCCTAGAAATATTTGTAATGCcttttttctcagaagaaatttcagaacaaatatttttgaagagcCAAACAAGGTATTTATAGTAAAAGGACAAAGTGGAAGGGTTGAAGGTTTCAACATGAAAGGGCTGAATCGATGGGATGAGACGCCCCCTTGCAGGGCAGATGGGGGAGTCCTGCCAAAAAACCCTCTGGAAATGAACAGCATGAGTTTGGGATGAAAAACAGGACGTGGTCCTGGTCTTTGGATATTAAAAATGCTGTAGGAGAGGGACAGCATTAAACTGGTCCATCATTTGACTGAGTTCAACCAAGCAATTGGCTTCTTTGGCAAACAGGGACATTCAGGTCAGGCTCAGGAAAACCCAAAACCTCTCtggctccagggatggaggcagtgggacaggcagcctccagcactgctggattTACCCCTTACCTGGGGGTGGATTAAGAAAAATGCCACACAGACATTTGCCAAGGACAGGTTGGGCCAGGGAAATTCAAACACACTGAGGGGCatctgcagccccaggagcctccagcccctctccccatcccaccacgTGCCAGCCAAGGCTCAGCAGCATCCCCACGCCCAGGATTCATTCCTCCCTCCCTGGACAGGCTGCCTGAGCTCCAGTGCCACTGCAAAGGACAAGGTGACCCCtctccatctcatcccaccttGGCTTTCCAAGGTCTGCATCACCATTCCCATGCCCTGCCAGGGGAGCATCCAAGTATTGTGATGTCAGAGAGACTGACAgggctggctgctgctctgaggatgGCAAAGTGGCCATAATCCATTGGGAATGGAGGAACAGGACAGAGCACAAAGTAACTGGCTTGCCCaggggaacacacagagctggcagccAAGAGGGGGCTCTGCaagtcctgtccctccagctcccacccTGGAGCCAACGGCAGCTGGCAGCTTTCTGCCCTAGACATAAACCCCTGGAGGTGCCTGGCAGAGGGAAGTGAGTTTTCCAAGCCCCAAGGCCAAGGCCTGCCCAAGAGCAGCCAGCTGCTTATCTGTTCATCCATCTGCTGCCACCGGTGCCacctgcctggcagggaggtgAGTAGGTGGGAGGTGGAGAGCGGAGCCAGGAGCAatccctgctccccagctgctgctccttctgcccctgctgctgctggcccagcaagcgctgcagctcctcctggtcCTGGAATGGGTTCTTGCCATAGTCACGGCGGATCCAGGCTCGATACTGTCAGGAAAAAGCCAAAACAGGTTGCCAGGGTCGTCGGGGGCTGAAACACCCCCAAGATGGGAGCAGAACTGCAACAGCTCCagtggaaaggagagagagcCAAGCAATGCCCGTTGCACCCCACTCCCCCAGACAAGGCTGGGGGATCCCCAGCCACATCCAGCATGCAGGAAGTCCCAGTTTCACAGGAGATCACAGATACAACAGCTCCCCATATCTGAGTGctccctgcacccccagcctggcacagactggcccagagagctggcagcatcctcagcttCCCACACTGGCTGCAGCCAGGAAAGCAGCTTTATTTACTTCTCCTTGccaaaaagctgctgctgttcctcatgTGCCTGAATTCCTGTAAGGAAAGCTTCCCCACACTTTCTCCCACAGGGACAAGGTGGACTCACTGCCACGACCAGCACAGCCAAGTTGGCTCTTGCAAGGTGAGGCAGGTTTGTTGTCAGAGCATCTTCCTCAGCACCAGGAGCTTGAATGGTACCCTCTCCTCCCCCTTCCTCACTGCAGCCAAACTGCAGGAGAATCCTGGTGGCCAGGGGccagctggcagcaggctgAGGTCTGGAGGTGGTTGAGGAGCAGGAGATGGTCCCTTGAAATGCTTCCCATTACTGCTGAGTGAGAAACAGCCAGACactcccaggcagcagcactgaggagcaTGGACAGgaatgggcagctctgccaggaccTGCCATGCCAGCTGTCCAGTGCTCACAGGGAACGGGCAGGGCTTTGCCATCTCCCTGAGTAGCTGGGaaccagctgctccagcaagGACTTACTGGGGTGAGTGGTAGGAGCACGCCCAGCAACACCAAACACCTTAAGAAAAGGATGGAGGGCACCTGTAGGTGTGGAGAGGGACTGAGCATCAGAGCCCTGGCATGGAGCAGCATCAGAGCCCTGACATGGGGTGTAGCCAGGGAAaccagagggagagggaagcagcCCCCATGGGCTGCCCAGtctcagcacccccagggcaaGGTGCCCTTGCTGTGGCTCTGGGAGCCACTAAGCTCCCAGCAAAGGTCTGGGATGCAGGACAGCAGGActgacagctcagccccagggctggatgaatcacaagagaaaaaagtctGAGACTGACCTTAGTGGCatccccctcccctgcagccAGGGAAAGTCAGCTTGGGCACAGGGGATTTCCACTGGGAATGTCTAGATTTCCCAAATCCACTCCCTCAGACAGTGGGACTTACCACAGCTGCCACACACTTGGCACCTGCAAGCAGGACCCCAAGAGCCAGACCTGTATTCCATGCTAGAAAACAACCCTTGGGAAGTGAGTCCCAAAGGATTTTGGGCAAGCAACGATGCCAGCTGCTCATGGGGGAAACATCCCTCCCATTCAAACCATCCAGAGGGATGAAGCTCCACAGCAAGACCAGCCTGGCCACAGAGGCTCAGCACCCCTCAAGGCTCAGAGCTGACTCCCACCATCCagtgaggagggaaggagggggtgggaggctgagggaagcaccctctgctgctgctgctgctgctgctcccacgcGCTTCCTTTTAAAGCCAGAGCAAGAAGTGGTTACAGCCCGTTTCCTCCAGCACTGACCACTAACCCACtgccctcctccttctctctcccagggccaggagcaCCCAACCCATCTGGGGTGGCACTAGAGGGGGAAAGGCAGCCTGACCACAGTGTGCCAGCACCACGGGGCAGCAGGTTCATCATCGGAATGTCCATCTCTGACTCCTCTCATACCCACACTCTCTTCCCTATGCACACTGACTTCCTTTTCTAACCTTACCCCTcagcctgctgctgctcttggtcccttccttccttctttatCTATCTGGCCCAGATAAGCAGCATTTGCCAGCTTGAAACCACAGCTGCACGCTCGAGGCATTCTTACTGCGGTGAGGAGCGGGCTGGACAGTCCCAGGGAGCATCTTCCCCATTCCTGCCTCCCAGGGTCCCATCCAAGGTGCCTGCAGTGAAGGAAACCAAGGCACCAAGGGATGCTTGCCCACAGCCCCTCTTCCTCACAGGTTTTAACCACCGAGGAATGAGGCTTTTccccctgagcagcctggccaGCCCTTATCCAGGTCTGCTCTGATACACTGTGTTTCCAAACTGCTGCTTGCTGGGGTGACAGCTGAGCTAAATGGGAAAACTGAATCCCCTCAGGCTCAGGTCATGATACCCTTGGTCCTGCATCCCACCAATGCACATGGAAAACCACTCCAAAGCCACCAGCGAGAACAAGGTGTGATCTCCCACAGCCAAGGTAAGTaaggcagctgctgcttggcATGAAGCATGGCACAGGACCCAGGTGGCATCAGGTCCCAGGGGACATGTGAATGCCTTCAGCACCCACCACCCCGAGGGACCCACGACCACCCTCCTTGGCTGACCTGCCTGCAAATCCCTTTCTCTGGCAAAGGGGTGAGCTGGGAGCAAAGCACTGCCAGTCAGGCTGGAGCATCCAACCAGCTGTTCTCTTTCTGCAAATGCAGCTGCGGGTGAGTAATGCCGGAGCACTCCCGGCTCCGCCACCCAGCCTTGTCCCCTCCCGGGTGTCCCAGCAGTCCGCCCACGAGGGCCATTCCCTCCCCGCTGCTGTTCCCGCGGGGAACACACGGGGTTTCAAGGAAAAGGCAGCTCTTTCTAAATCCCACGGCTCAGGAAAACACATCCAAGCGTCCCCACCCTTGGCTCTGCCTTGGGTGTTTCAGGGAAATGCTGCTTGCAAAGCCAACTTGTAGGTGATGGAAAAGCAACTTctaaggaaaaggaaggaaacccTGGTCCCTGTTGAGCCCAGTCTGGAtttggaggagcaggaggaataAGTCAAATGGAGAGAGGGCAGAACAGACCCCTCATCATGGTCTATACTGGGAGGTGGCCAGAAcatgggaagggctggggagggctggcCCGGTCAGGGGAAGCCCCGCAGGAAATCTCCAGCATCACGGGTGTTTTGTAATTCCTTAGTGCATTTTCCACCCTCCTCTGCAGGCATTTTTGCAAGCTGGTGATAACAGGGCAGAGCCACATCCCTCATGTGACAGTGCCCACAGTTCCCAGGGAAGGGAACTTGGTGTTGGGGAAGGGGCTGAACTTTGGGCCAGTGTCACATGTTGGCCCTGTCTCTCTCGTGGGAGGAGAGAAATCCCCTTGaagggctcagcagggctggagggaccaCTATGTCCCCTCTATCTACCTTGTTCCACGGGGCCATTCCACAATGCTTATGTCTGCAATGGATGGATGAGGGGGCTTTGTCTCCAGCGATGGCACCAAGTTTCGGGGTGACATGGGCTGTGAGATGCCTTGTACACATCGAGTTAAGGGTCACTTTTTGCTTGCAAAGATTCATCTGTGTTCTGAGTGCAGTTTGGGACCCAATCCTTGGCTGCACACCCCGGGGCTAAGTGAAGGAGCAGGGTGCAGTGTGGGAGGCTGGAGGACAGCTGGAGAATTGTGCTTTGAAAGGTCTTTCCCCTTGCTTTTGAGGGCTGTCCAGTTCCAGAGTGTagctctgatctctgctctcccagctaAACGTGCCGCTCTCACTCCCAGCTGCCAGAATCCAGCTTGGCTCAGCTCCATCATCCCTCCCTTGCACAGGATGGGATCCCATCCAGCCAGAGCTTCCGCTCTCCTAAAACCTGCAGCTCCACGTCATTCTGAGGAAGAGATTTCTCCACCCACACttgctcctgcctgtccctgcccctaaAAGCAGAGGACTTGCTGTCAGAGGAAGCTGTGCCAGATCCAAGCATGCCCAGACATCTCGACACTGCTCACAAgagccttcctccctctcctctccctctttccgcctccagctcctgctgaacTGCATTCCCAGGAATCAGCCCAGCTTCTTCCTGAGGCTCTCAGGGAACAAGCtgctctcccatccctcccactgTGTCCTAACTAAACTCTCGAGAAAATAGCTGTGGTTTTAAGGTTTTAAAGAGCTTTAAATGCACAGACATAGTATCTAagcccttctttttttttttttcattttctccttttttttttgcatgcaaacccccaaatccccagATAATAAATAACATCCCCAAACAGCTGGGGCAAAGAGCTGGCCATGCAGAGAGCTGCATGCAAAAGAGACCTGCCTGGCTGCAAACTCCTCCAGCATGTATCTAAGAGGATGTTGGGGTGGGACGTACCTCCTGCAACAAGGTGCGCTCGTAttcctgcagctggtgctggaaGCCGCAGTTGGGGCTGACGTAGGGTCTCACAGCCTTGGTGGCAGCCaggcagctctcccagccaAGCTCTGTCACTGTCATCAGATAAGCCACGAGGATGGTGGTGCTGCGGGAGaccccagccaggctggcacgGCACAAGGGACCAGAGTTACTCCCACTGCAGGGGTTGGTGTGGGACACCCATGGGATGCAGCTTCCCTTGGGTACCTCATCTTGCTGGGGTGCTTGCAGGGTTCCCCGGGCATGGATTGAGCAGGGAGAAGGagctctctccctccctccccaccgcTGGTGGCTCCAAGCAGGTGGCTTCCCCTGTCTCACCTCTTTTGATGCTCCTGTTGTCAGCTCATGGACCACCCACCCTCGTGGGTCCAGAGAGACCTTTCCCTGTTGCTGTCCCATTGTCCCTTatcttctcctctcctttctccccaCTGCAAGTGATGTTTGACACCAAGGACACCTTTTTGGAGCCCATCCCCACCTCCCAGTGGACCAATGAGACATGAGGAGGTTCCTGCAGCTCTCACCAATGGACCAGGCAGCCTCCCCCACCGAGCCGGCATTCGTGGATGAACTTGATACACTCCTTAAAATGCTGCAGCCTGCaaggagagaggcaggaggtgaggagggcagggatgtccACCCCTGCAAGGCACCAGGACATCCTGGAAACCACACCTGTGTCTCTCCTAAGGTCTTCCACCACTCTGGGGCCACCCACATGGGGTGGGAGCAGAGATTCTTCCTCTACCAGGTGAAGGCAGAGGGGATGATCTTCATCTACTGGGAAGGAAATGATCTGAGAGACTTCCCAGGGAATTTCCTGCTTCTTGAGGAATCAGGGAAGGATGGCGATGCCATCCAAGCCAGCTCAGGGAGGAGCCCAGTGGAACATCCTGAAGGGAAAGGTGTCATCTTGTGCATAAGGGACATACAGTCTTCCATGTCAGCACTTATCCTGAGCCACCAGCTCACCCCTAATTCCCAAATGTAGGCAAATACACCTGCTTCCCTAAAAGAGAAAGATGGACAGATGCCAGCAGGGAAGAAAGCAGGGAGAAGGTGGTTCTGGAGGCATTTTGCCCACAGGAGGACATGGAGAAGTGCCCATGCCAGGGAGGTGGGGCTGCCAGCAACAACACAGGCATGTTCATGGATTACTTCCTGCATTCCCAAAAGGATAACATTCACCCCAGCAACAACACAGGCATGTTCATGGATTGCTGCCTGCATTCCCAAAAGGATAACATTCACCCCAGCAACAACACAGGCATGTTCATGGATTACTTCCTGCATTCCCAAAAGGATAACATTCACCCAAACCAGAGCATTTCACAGCACCACAGGACTCGGAGCCAAGGCTTCCTGACTGAGACCTGGAAAACTGGATAACTAACTCCACACATACTGATGGAATAGAGGTGGGTGTTCATGGGAGAGTTACACAAGCCCTGTAGAGACACATCCCTCTGTTCCTCACTGGATGGGATGCTGGAAGCTGCTGAACCTCCAAGATCCCACGCTCAGCCAGGTATTCTCCTTGGCACATACTTCCAGTAAACCCTGCCCATTCCCGCTCACCCTCACAGCCATGCTGGGCCCTGGGGCAGCCTTGAGGCAGAAAACCTAATTCTGGGTCACTTGTGCTGGTGGTGGCCTCCCTGCCCACACAGCTGTGGGATTTTCAGGAGGAGAAGAGGGTCCCCttggcagcagcacctctgctccagcactggaCTTCCTCTGCCTCCGCGTGACGGGGTGGGTGTGCGCCTGCACAGCCTTCCTGATTTCTCAGAAGCCAAAGCATGAGCTACTGCAGTTATTCCCACTGTGCCCCTTGCCAAGGGAGTTGGTTTCCCTGTGGGGAGAAGGCACAACCCTCCAAaatctcctccatccctgctaGCCCGTGGAATGGGATGCTGttcaccctgccctggcagcgcTGGGCGCAGCTCCTTCTAAGAAAGCAACAAGGATTCATTAATTCAGGAATAGCAGTGGGTTCTGCTGCCCAGGAAAATGAGGAGAGATTAGGGAGTCTCTGAAACTGTGGTCATACTGAAAATATTGAGCCTTTCAGCCCTTGAAGGAGATATCAGTCCATTGCTTCTCAAGGTCTTCATCCTCCCCCACCGCAGCACCATCTCTTTTGCCTTTTCATgcttaaagctcatcccatggCATTTCATCTCATCCTACTTATCTTCAGAAGCAGACAGCATCCCCCAGAGCCTGGAGGTGCTGCCCACACAGCTCCAAGCTCTCCAGATCCCAGTCCTCTTCTTCAGAGCCTTGGTAGGACCAGCAGGGATGCCCCTTGCTGGCAAGGACATGATGCTCGTGGCCTCAGCCCGCTCCATGCAGGCACcatccctctcccagcccatcccacagggagggcagtgagCACTTCACCCACCCCATCCTTCCTCATGCACCCCACGGGGTGTTTTTCCCCAGGCAGCCAGCCAGAGGAAAActctccctgtgcttttccagcctccaaGTGTGGGATTGGGCTCCTGAGCTCCTGAGTCACAAGCATCTCCTCTGCAGGACACAAGGTCAGGAGGATTGTGAAATCCAAGGCATAAACTGACATGCAGAAAATAGTCCCTTGAATAAATCTTCCTTCCGGCAGCCAGccttatcttcttttttttttctcctctttccttttgtaGACATGCCAGAAATGCCAAGAAAtgagcaaagagaaagagagtAACAACCAAAAAGCCCAGTTCTTGCTGAGACAGGGTTTTCTTGTAAAGGTTCTCTTTCCGCTCAGCAAGAGCATGAGCAAGCAGAATGCCAcccatgggcacagctgctcccaaGGATGCTGGAAAAACCAGCACAACAACAGGGCTCAGTTTGGTCACTCTGCATCAAGTTTTGATGCTTTTTAGGGTTTCATTCGAGAGAAAAATCCCTTGGAGTTGCCCATTTGCTGGTTGAAATGGAGGATTTATGGGTGCTGGTcacccaaagcagcagcaggatggtgCCTCCCCTCAGCACCAGCATCCCACAAAATCCTGGAACATCCTCCACAAGCTTCATCTCAAAAATATCATTACAAGAGTTATAATTATCTGTGCTTTATGTGgtaaaaaatgttatttaaataaatactttttgtctctttccaaagaaaatgtcTGGAAGACACAAATCATTGTCTTTCTAACACTCCAATTTTCAACCCTGCACAATAGAACTGTTCTGAAATTTGATGGAAAACTAAATTTACTGactgcaaacacacagaaaaacagataTTTAGCCCTAAAATTCTATTTATCACCTCAGAATACACCCCAGCTTCTCTCAAGTTCAGGAGGGATAGGAAATTTCATAGCACCAATGGATTAAAGCTTCCTCCTGCAGAATATGGACTTTTACTGACTGACAACTTCCAACGCACAATCTGGGAGGCAAAAGGGTGGGAAAGGACTTACAGGTTTTGACTGGATGAATCCGAGGCTGAGATACACAGATAGGTCATGTCCTGCAATACAAAGATGGTCACAGTAGTAGAATTCCTccaagaaacacaaaacattccatttctctcttatttctctcatctccccttccccagctcacccttaggggagggaaaagctgaaaatcacTTTTGGGTACCAtcacccagctctgctccaatGGGTGGGcacatccatcccatcccaggcTGCTTCCCACATTTCAATCCAGAGGACAAGACAGGCTGTGGAGGGGGCACTACCAGAACAGAACCAGCCCTTTCCTGGGGCCCTGAGCCCCATCAGGAAGATGTGAGTGAACATGCACTGACACAGCCACTCTCATCAGTGAGTTATTTCCTCCCCATCCTTTTAATACACCATAAATCATCTGCCTCATGCTGGTCTAGGTCAGATCACTTTCCTCTCCTTAAAACATCACTTCCTCGATCCTCCCTGTTCTAAGCTAAAATTAGATCCTTTTCTTCTCagggttgggggtttttcaCCCTTTCTTAGAGAAATGGGTGGAAATCCTGCAGTGAGAGCACCAGGGATTGCCCATTTCCATCAGGTCTCTGCTGAAAGGTCCTCCCTGGTTGATGCAGCCCAATCCCATGGACGACACTCCAACCCAGGGTGAATCAGGAGGCTGGAAAAAGTGGATCCTTCAAGGAGGGAAGGCACAGAGTGGGATGGGCACAGAGATAATTCTGTGCTGAATTACACTGCGAGGATGAGCATGGTCAGGCTTTCCCATGCACCACCTTCCATCCCATCCATGGCTCCACGCCCTTCCTGGTGCCACCCCGACCTCCCCAAAGCGAGAAGAGCCCACACAATGGCAAAGCCACCATGTCAAGCAGTGAATaaaccaacccaaccccaaTCCTCCCCAAACCCTGACCCACACACCAATCCCAGATTAACTGCCAGACTCCCGGCGGCTTCCCCTTCCCCACAGGGCTGGgtgtccccatcccacctcGGGGAGCTGGGCCACGCATGGGAACGGTGCTGGGGTTTGCGGTTCCCGGCCCGGGGCCGTGATTGACACGTTGCTCAACCCACCATGCCTTTCCGGTTCCCCTTTCCGCACCCCGAGCTCTGCTCCCTGTTGTAAGCGCTCCGTGTGGTTTGCTCCCCGTCTGGCCATGCCCCAGGCTcggcagccccagctgctgccccttccccagccgtttctctgcagcctcctcctccttccctctggctCTCCCCCCTGCACAGTTACTCAATGATGTCTCAGCAGGGAGAAGGCTCCTACTGGGGTTTTGCTGGGGCTCCCTCCCCATGGTGGCCCCAAAAGGATGAGGAGTCTTGCCAATCCCCTTTGCTTCATTCAGCATCCCAAGATTTGGGAGACAGCCTCAGCAACACACCCTCAGCACAAGatgtggatgtgctggagggagtcca is drawn from Pithys albifrons albifrons isolate INPA30051 chromosome 12, PitAlb_v1, whole genome shotgun sequence and contains these coding sequences:
- the LOC139677606 gene encoding dual specificity protein phosphatase 22-A-like is translated as MGSGMSKVVTGLYLGNIRDSEDHENLLKNGVTHILSVHNGAKPVLEDMTYLCISASDSSSQNLLQHFKECIKFIHECRLGGGGCLVHCLAGVSRSTTILVAYLMTVTELGWESCLAATKAVRPYVSPNCGFQHQLQEYERTLLQEYRAWIRRDYGKNPFQDQEELQRLLGQQQQGQKEQQLGSRDCSWLRSPPPTYSPPCQAGGTGGSRWMNR